Part of the Halobaculum halobium genome, TGGACGCGTTCGCGGCGCTGGGGGAGGAGGTTCGGTCGGCGCTGTCCGAGCGCGGGTTCACGACGCCGACGGCGCCGCAGCGACGGGCGATCTCGCCCCTTGCGGCCGGCGAGGACGCCCTCGTCATCGCGCCGACGGGGACCGGCAAGACCGAGACGGCGATGTTGCCGGTGCTGTCGGCGCTCGCGGAGACGCGCCCCGAGGGGCTCGGGGCGCTGTACGTGACGCCGCTGCGGGCGCTCAACCGCGACATGCGCGAGCGCCTGGAGTGGTGGGGCGAGTACCTCGACTTGAACGTGCAGGTGCGCCACGGCGACACCTCCGACTACCAGCGGAGCAAGCAGGCGAACGACCCGCCCGACGTGCTGGTGACGACGCCGGAGACGCTGCAGGCGATGCTGACGGGCGAGAAGCTCCGGGCGGCGCTCTCGGACGTGAATCACGTCGTCGTCGACGAGGTCCACGAGTTGGCGGCCTCGAAACGCGGCGCCCAGTTGACCGTCGGGTTAGAGCGGGTGCGCCGCCTGTCGGGCGACTTCCAGCGCATCGGCCTCTCGGCGACCGTCGGCGACCCCGAGGAGGTCGGGAAGTTCCTCACCGGCGACCGAGGCTGTGCGATCGTCGAGGTCGACGTGGGGAGCAAGGTCGAGTTCGACGTGATCTCGCCGGAGGTGACCCCCGCGGACGAGCGCCTCGCCGGGAAGCTCGCGACCGACGCCGACATCGCGAGTCACGTCCGGCTCGTTCGCGACATCGTCCGCGCGAACGAGTCGGTCCTGATCTTCGTGAACACTCGACAGACGGCGGAGGCGCTCGCCTCGCGGTTCAAAACGCTCGGCGAACCGATCGGCGTCCACCACGGATCGCTGTCGAAGGACGCCCGGATCGAGGTCGAGGACGCGTTCAAGACCGGCGAGATCGACGGGCTCGTCTGTACCTCCTCGATGGAGTTGGGGATCGACGTGGGGCGCGTCGATCACGTCGTCCAGTACAACTCCCCCCGCGAGGTCGCGCGCCTGCTCCAGCGGGTCGGCCGCGCGGGCCACCGCCGCGACGAGGTGAGCCGCGGGACCGTCGTCACCGACAGCGCGGACGACACCATGGAAGCGCTGGCGATCGCCCGGCGGGCCGTCGAGGGCGACGTAGAGGAGTCGGGCATTCACCACGGGAGTCTCGACACGCTCGCGAACCAGGTCGTCGGTCTGCTCATGGACATGGGCGAGGTCGACGCCCGCGAGGCGTACGATCTGATCACCCGGGCGTACCCCTTCCGCGACCTCCCGGAGGAGACGTTCCGCGAGGTCGCCCGCGAGCTGTCGGGGAATCGGTTGCTGTGGATCGACGAGGAGCGCGACGTGCTCGAAACGTCGGGGGGCACGTGGCAGTACTACTACCGGAACCTCTCGATGATCCCCGACGAGGAGACGTACGACGTGTACGACATCTCCTCGCGCCGGCAGATCGGGACGCTGGACGAACGGTTCGTCGTCAACTTCGCCCAGCCCGGGGAGGCGTTCATTCAGCGCGGGGAGCTGTGGCGCATCAACGACATCGACGAGGAGGAGTCGGAGGTGAACGTCGCGCCCATCGAGGACCCCGCAGGGGAGGTACCCTCCTGGACCGGACAAGAGATCCCCGTTCCCCGCGCCGTCGCCGGCGAGGTGGGCGAGATGCGCGGCGTCGCCGAACCGCAGTTCGCCGGCGGTGCCGACGCGGCCGCCGTGGCTCGGGAGTTCGCCGGACGGTATCCCGCCGAAGCCGACACGATCCGGGTCGGCATCGACACGGTCGGGCGCCACGTCGAGGCGGGTCACCCGATGCCGACTGACGATCAGATCGTCGTGGAGGGCACGGGACGGAGCATCGCCGTCAACGCCGCGTTCGGCCACGGGGTGAACCGCACGCTCGGCAGGCTCCTCTCGGCGCTGATCGGCCAGCGCACCGGCTCGTCTGTCGGGATGGAGGCCGATCCGTATCGCGTCGAGTTGGAGGTACCCAACGGCGTCACCCCGGGAACCGTCATCGAGGTGCTGGAGGAGACCGACCCGCAGCACGTCGAAGCCCTCCTCGAACTCGCCCTCAAGAACT contains:
- a CDS encoding DEAD/DEAH box helicase, which produces MSDTPRATGMDAFAALGEEVRSALSERGFTTPTAPQRRAISPLAAGEDALVIAPTGTGKTETAMLPVLSALAETRPEGLGALYVTPLRALNRDMRERLEWWGEYLDLNVQVRHGDTSDYQRSKQANDPPDVLVTTPETLQAMLTGEKLRAALSDVNHVVVDEVHELAASKRGAQLTVGLERVRRLSGDFQRIGLSATVGDPEEVGKFLTGDRGCAIVEVDVGSKVEFDVISPEVTPADERLAGKLATDADIASHVRLVRDIVRANESVLIFVNTRQTAEALASRFKTLGEPIGVHHGSLSKDARIEVEDAFKTGEIDGLVCTSSMELGIDVGRVDHVVQYNSPREVARLLQRVGRAGHRRDEVSRGTVVTDSADDTMEALAIARRAVEGDVEESGIHHGSLDTLANQVVGLLMDMGEVDAREAYDLITRAYPFRDLPEETFREVARELSGNRLLWIDEERDVLETSGGTWQYYYRNLSMIPDEETYDVYDISSRRQIGTLDERFVVNFAQPGEAFIQRGELWRINDIDEEESEVNVAPIEDPAGEVPSWTGQEIPVPRAVAGEVGEMRGVAEPQFAGGADAAAVAREFAGRYPAEADTIRVGIDTVGRHVEAGHPMPTDDQIVVEGTGRSIAVNAAFGHGVNRTLGRLLSALIGQRTGSSVGMEADPYRVELEVPNGVTPGTVIEVLEETDPQHVEALLELALKNSDTLKFTLAHVAAKFGALKRYQGNKRFGGDRLMAALEDTPVFDEAVREVFHTELAVEETAELLGDIHDGDVEVVAARERTPLGTDGRSSGREFLVPENADASVIETIRDRIMDDHVIQLCVHCGEWDQRTKVRRVRDSPECPECGSTRIAALNPWADEAVQAVRSNDKDDEQAELTRKANRSANLVQAHGKQAVIALAARGVGPHNAARIIGKLREDEDDFYRDILKQERQYARTKSFWE